A window of Massilia sp. NR 4-1 genomic DNA:
GCCGCCCGCGCCATTCACGCGCTCAGCAAGCGTTGCGGCGCAAAGCTGGTGACGGTGAATATGGCCGCGCTGACCGAGTCCCTGGCTGCCGCCGACCTGTTTGGCGCCGTCAAAGGCGCATATACGGGTGCGCAGACGGAACGGAAGGGCTTGTTCGCCGAGGCCGACGATGCGACCTTGTTTCTCGATGAAATCGGCAATGCGCCGGCCACGGTGCAGCCGATGCTGCTGCGCGTGCTGGATGGGGGCGACTATCGGCCGTTGGGCGCGGCGCAGGACCGGCGCTCGACGGCCAGGCTGATTGCGGCGACCGATCAGGAACTGGACAGCGCCGCTTTCAACCAGGCGCTATTGCAAAGGCTGGAAGGCTTTGTCATCCAGCTGCCGCCGCTGCGCCAGCGGCGCGAAGACTTTGGCGTGCTGCTCGTGCATTTGATGGGCAGGGAAATGGCGGCGCGTTTGTCTTACGCCCTGGTGCTGCAGCTCGCCGCTTATGACTGGCCCGGCAATATCCGGCAGCTGGTGCGCGCACTGCAGCGCGCCAAGCTGACGCTGGATGTCGGCGCCGAACCCTTGTTCGACCAGTTGCTGCGGTTGCCGCGCCAGCAAGGCAGCGATGCGCCGCCAACCGCGCAGCCGGTGGCGCTTGCGCCGCCGGCCCGGCGCAAGCCTTCTGAGTTGGGCGAGCAGGAGATTCTCCAGGCCATGGCCCAGCATGGCTGGACCATCCAGAGCGCGGCCGCCGCACTGGATATCTCGCGCCCCACTTTGTATAAATTGCTGGAACGGCATTCCGCTATCAGACGGCCTGAACAGATCGCGCCGGATGAGATCAAGCGCGCGCTGGCCGACAGCCGCGGCGATGTCGCCCGTTGCGCCGCCCTGCTCCAGACGCCCGCCGAGCCGCTGCGGCGCCTCCTGCACAAGCTGCATCTGCTGGACTGATCATTTCGGCGGCCGGGAGTTCACCTGCAGTTCGGGGTCCGGCACGAAGCGCCAGGTGACGGGGCCGCCTTGTGATTGCACGGCGAAGGTAATAATGAAGGCCCAGTTGCCCTGTGCCGAGCCCACCGTCAGCGTCGGCGTGGCCAGCAGATTGACAGGATCGCCTTCCACGAAGGGCGACTCGGTTTGCGCCTTGCTCGTGGGGCTGGCTGCCAGCAAGCATTTCAGGATGGCCGGCGCGGCGCTCTTGCCCACGAATTGACAGGAGAACGTCACCGTGTCGCCGGCGTTGATTGCGCATAGGGGGGAATCGTAGCCGCCATCGTAGCTCCATTCGATAAGATCGATGGTTTCATCGTATTGAACGTTAAAGTGGTGGGCCTGGCTCATACCTTTTCCTTTCAAAGCGTGCGATAAGGCCGGATCGCTCCGGCGGACGCAAGTGGGGCCTCAGTCTTGCGGGTAGCCCGGATCGCGCCGCAGCGCGACCAGGTCGGGTTCTGCTTCAATGAACTTGGACGGATAGCCCAGACGCCGGGACTTGAGGATGGCGGCCAGCGCCATCTGGCGATTACCAAGCAATTCATACGCCAGGCCGACGCGAAACTGCAGGCTGGCGTTGTCGGGGGCGAGCGCGACGGCGTGCGCCAGCATTTTCTTTGCCGTGGCCGTGTCGCCGCTGCGGGCGGCATACAAGCCCATGCGCGACACCAGCGTCACGTCGTTTGGCGTCCGCGCCAGGCGCGGCGCCAGCAGATAGCGCGCCTTCTCATAGGCTTGGCGCGCTTGCGGCTCACGGCCGGGAAGCAGCAGCAGCGCATCGGCCAGATTGGCCCAGTTCAGGTACTCGCCGGGCGCGCCATGGCTGGGTGAAACGGCATTTTCGAACGCGGCGACCGCTTGCACATAGTCGCCGCGCAGGAAGAATGCATTGCCCAGGTTGCCGTATAACTGGGCGCTGGGCCGGATTTGCAAGCCTTGCTGGAGCAGGCGCAGCGCCTCGTCCTGGCGGTTCTGTCCCAGCAGCACCGCGTTCAGATTGGCATAGGCGACGACCGAGTCCGGCTGCAAGGCGATGCTGCGCCGGAATGCCTGCTCGGCAAGGGAATATTCGCCTTGTTCGTAGTAGATGGCGCCCAGCTCATCGGCAAAAACGCGCTCTTGCGGAAAACGGGCCGACGCCTGTTTCAGTTCCTGCAGCGCCTCGGCCAGGCGGCCGGCATGGCGCAGCGCCAGGATCTTGCCATACCAGGCGAAGTAATTGCCCGGGTCGAGGCGCAGCGCCTGCGCGTAAGCCTGCAAGGCGGGTTCATGGCGGCCGAGCGCATCGAGCGCCCCACCATTGGCGATGTGGCTCAAGGCCAGCTGGTCGTTCAGTTTGAGCGCCTGCTGCGCGCTCGCCGCTGCTTTTTGCAACCAGACTTCGTCCTGGCTATCGCCGGTGTAACGCAAGGAGTAGACCAGGGACATGCCCGCCACCGCTGCCGCATTGCCAGGCGTATGTTCCAGCACGCGCGCGAAGTGCCGGCCCGCCTGGTCCGTGGCGCCGGGGCGGTCGAATTGTCTCAGCGCTTCCAGGCCCGCCTGCATCTCCAGCGTGGGCGAGTAGGGCGCGGCGTGTTCCAGCAGCGCCGCCACATGGGGACTCAGCTGCCAGGCGCCGACGCAGAGCACGGCGCTGGCCAGCACCGCGCCGCCGGCCAGCAGCCAGCGCCGCGCGGGCCAGTGCCAGTGCCAGGCGTGCCGCGCCTGCGGCATGGCGCCGGGCTTGGCGGACAGCTCCAGCAGCTTGCGCTGAACCTCGGCCATGGTCGCCAGACGCTGCTGCGGGCGGCGCATGGTCATGCCATGAATCAGCGCCACCAGGCCCGCCGGCAGGCTGGCGGGATATGCCCAGGTCGCGGAGTTCGATTGCAGGCAGGCGGCGGCGAGCGCCAGCCCATCCAGCCCCGGATAGGGGCGCGCGCCGCACACCAGCTCGTACAGCACAATGCCGAGCGCGTACACATCGCTTTGCGCATCGGGCGGTGCGCCCTGCAGGCGTTCCGGCGCCATATAGGCAATGGTGCCGCTGGGCTGCGGATCGTCCAGCGCGCCGGTGTTCAACGCGTCGTGGCGCACGGCCAGCCCGAAGTCGAGAATGCGCACGCGGCCCGCCGGTTCGACCATCAGATTCGAGGGTTTCAGATCGCCGTGCACCAGGCCGCTGGCATGGGCATCGTGCATCGCCGCGGCGACCTGGGCGATCCAGTCGAGTGCGGTGTCCTGGGGGATCGGCCTGTCGGTGCTCAATTGCCGGATTGTTTGTCCAGGCACCAGTTCCATGACGATGAGCTGGCTCGTCCCATCGTCTTCGACGGCATGGACTTTCACGAAGGAAGCATGCTGCAGCGATGCGGCCATACGCGCTTCGCGCATGGAATTTCCGATGGGGCCAACGCTCTCCTGCTTGCGAATGCGCTTGATTGCCACGCTGCGCTGCAGCTTGTGATCCCACGCTTCAAACACGTCGCCGTAACCGCCTTCGGCAAGGCGTTTCTTGAATTCGTAGTGGCCCGCCAGACGTCCCACTGGCAAACAGGAGCTCTGTTGACTGTCAGGAGGAGAATCGCAGAAGTCTGTCATCGACATCTCGGTGGAGGAATAAGGCCTGGGCCTGCAGCTGGCATGCAATGCGTGGTTATTATAGCAACATCATGTGCAAGCAGGCGGCGAATTTCCAGCGCTTGGTGCAGCGTATGTCAGCTCAAGCGCTGGTCCGTAATGTCGCGTGCGACGCCTGACAGCCGCACCGGCTGCCGGGGTTTTCCCCCGAATTCGACCTTGCCGTTGAACGCCAGCCGGCGTTCGACGCCATCGGCGCCGCGGACGCGGACTTCATCGCGGAAAACGCCGTCGCCGCCGGGATCGAGCGCCTGCCTTAAAGCCGACTCATGGCGTTCGCGGTCATCGGGATGCACCATCGATGCCATCATGCCGGCGTGCGTCAGCGCGGCGTCGGCGGGCAGGCCGAACAGGGCCAGCAGCCTGGCATCGGCCTCGGTCCGGTCTTCGGCCGGATACCAGGTGTAGTAGCCCATCTCGGCGGCATCGAGCGCCAGCCGCAGCCGGTTTTCGTCGGCGCGCAAGGCTTCGTCGGCGCGCTTGCGTGCGCTGATGTCGTTAAACAGGATGCCGACGCGCCGCAACTGCGGATCGCCAACGCGGAAGGCATACACATCATAAAAGCGCCCGAGTTCCTTCGCCTCGCTTTCAAAGCGTACCGGCTCGCCGGTCTGGGCGACGCGGCCATAAGTCTCGAACCAGTATTGCTCATGCCGTGGCGCGATCTCGCGCATCCAGCGTCCGGTAGGTTCCTTGATCCCGGTCTGCCGTTCGACTGCCGGGTTGATCTGCAGACAACGGTAATCGACCGGCTTTTCCTCGCCGTCGAATAGGACTTCGATGATGCAGAAGCCTTCATCGATCGCGGCGAACAGCTTGCGGTACTGTTCCTCGGATTCGTGCAGAGCTTCGTCGGTGCGTTTTCTCTCGGTGATGTCGCTTGCCGCGCCAAACCATTTGACGATCTGGCCCTGCTGGTCGAAGAGCGGGATGGCGCGCGAGAAA
This region includes:
- a CDS encoding protein kinase, producing MGRLAGHYEFKKRLAEGGYGDVFEAWDHKLQRSVAIKRIRKQESVGPIGNSMREARMAASLQHASFVKVHAVEDDGTSQLIVMELVPGQTIRQLSTDRPIPQDTALDWIAQVAAAMHDAHASGLVHGDLKPSNLMVEPAGRVRILDFGLAVRHDALNTGALDDPQPSGTIAYMAPERLQGAPPDAQSDVYALGIVLYELVCGARPYPGLDGLALAAACLQSNSATWAYPASLPAGLVALIHGMTMRRPQQRLATMAEVQRKLLELSAKPGAMPQARHAWHWHWPARRWLLAGGAVLASAVLCVGAWQLSPHVAALLEHAAPYSPTLEMQAGLEALRQFDRPGATDQAGRHFARVLEHTPGNAAAVAGMSLVYSLRYTGDSQDEVWLQKAAASAQQALKLNDQLALSHIANGGALDALGRHEPALQAYAQALRLDPGNYFAWYGKILALRHAGRLAEALQELKQASARFPQERVFADELGAIYYEQGEYSLAEQAFRRSIALQPDSVVAYANLNAVLLGQNRQDEALRLLQQGLQIRPSAQLYGNLGNAFFLRGDYVQAVAAFENAVSPSHGAPGEYLNWANLADALLLLPGREPQARQAYEKARYLLAPRLARTPNDVTLVSRMGLYAARSGDTATAKKMLAHAVALAPDNASLQFRVGLAYELLGNRQMALAAILKSRRLGYPSKFIEAEPDLVALRRDPGYPQD
- a CDS encoding sigma 54-interacting transcriptional regulator, which produces MTDATRTLTSPLGQPDLAARPLLALTIVWHPDVARIGDQFVSGVHSDALELNRYSPLFCKPDGDGLALGHGGISREPMRLVRDAQDGVTLHLPATRMVVELNGVIVQDRTRLDAAQIGAGQLLGLGRAVLLCMHWMTLLPKANQIAGMVGVGSAAIAIRDQLRMVAPTDMPVLMLGETGTGKEIAARAIHALSKRCGAKLVTVNMAALTESLAAADLFGAVKGAYTGAQTERKGLFAEADDATLFLDEIGNAPATVQPMLLRVLDGGDYRPLGAAQDRRSTARLIAATDQELDSAAFNQALLQRLEGFVIQLPPLRQRREDFGVLLVHLMGREMAARLSYALVLQLAAYDWPGNIRQLVRALQRAKLTLDVGAEPLFDQLLRLPRQQGSDAPPTAQPVALAPPARRKPSELGEQEILQAMAQHGWTIQSAAAALDISRPTLYKLLERHSAIRRPEQIAPDEIKRALADSRGDVARCAALLQTPAEPLRRLLHKLHLLD